Proteins co-encoded in one Accipiter gentilis chromosome 5, bAccGen1.1, whole genome shotgun sequence genomic window:
- the HCRT gene encoding hypocretin neuropeptide precursor — LLQQLQRAACLLLLLLLCSLAAARQSLPECCRQKTCSCRIYDLLHGMGNHAAGILTLGKRKSVPPAFQSRLYRLLHSSGNHAAGILTMGKRGEHPGSACHDASGCPVGADVQPTPALRGTDASPTSPRECQGHSGKDVTKTQAEGAAKSFY; from the coding sequence ttgctccagcagctccagcgaGCTGCCTGCCTCTTGctcctgcttctgctctgctccctggccGCTGCCCGGCAGAGTCTGCCCGAGTGCTGCCGGCAGAAGACCTGCTCCTGCCGCATCTATGACCTCCTGCATGGCATGGGCAACCATGCCGCCGGCATCCTTACGCTGGGCAAGAGGAAGAGCGTCCCACCGGCCTTCCAGAGCCGGCTCTACCGCCTGCTGCACAGCTCTGGCAACCACGCTGCGGGCATCCTCACCATGGGCAAGCGTGGGGAGCACCCTGGCTCTGCCTGCCACGACGCATCAGGCTGCCCTGTGGGTGCGGACGTCCAGCCGACGCCAGCGCTGCGGGGCACTGACGCCAGCCCTACCAGCCCCAGGGAGTGCCAAGGACACTCGGGGAAGGACGTCACCAAGACTCAGGCCGAGGGAGCTGCGAAGAGCTTTTACTGA